The following coding sequences are from one Segnochrobactrum spirostomi window:
- a CDS encoding dioxygenase family protein produces the protein MNEAFVKTPEVQALLDRVAGLASADGSPRAKAIVRDLVEHLMVLVARYEITEDEVWQAVNFLQKGAGEFGLIMPGIGLEHFIDLYLDARDVEVGKAGGTPRTIEGPLYVAGAPLVETGANLTQDPDDTTTLYMTGRIFGPDGEAVKDAIVHVWHANSKGFYSHFDPTGEQTPFNNRRRLRAAADGTYSFHSKMPKGYSVPQNGATDRLMQLLGRHGNRPAHVHFFIEAPGYRRLTTQINFGDDPFAKDDFAFGTREGLLPVPNRQGDSAHVAFDFHLQRAESEDDQGFSARERLSVAA, from the coding sequence ATGAACGAAGCTTTCGTGAAGACCCCGGAGGTCCAGGCCCTGCTCGATCGCGTCGCGGGTCTCGCGTCCGCCGACGGCAGCCCGCGCGCCAAGGCGATCGTCCGCGATCTCGTCGAGCACCTGATGGTTCTCGTCGCCCGGTACGAGATCACCGAGGACGAGGTCTGGCAGGCGGTGAACTTCCTCCAGAAGGGTGCCGGCGAGTTCGGCCTCATCATGCCGGGCATCGGCCTCGAGCACTTCATCGATCTCTATCTCGACGCGCGCGATGTCGAGGTCGGCAAGGCGGGCGGCACGCCGCGCACCATCGAGGGGCCCCTCTATGTCGCGGGCGCGCCGCTGGTCGAGACCGGGGCGAACCTGACCCAGGATCCGGACGACACGACGACGCTCTACATGACCGGCCGCATCTTCGGGCCGGACGGTGAAGCGGTGAAGGACGCCATCGTCCACGTCTGGCACGCCAACTCGAAAGGCTTCTATTCGCACTTCGACCCGACCGGCGAGCAGACGCCGTTCAACAACCGGCGCCGCCTCAGGGCCGCGGCGGACGGCACCTATTCCTTCCATTCCAAGATGCCGAAGGGCTATTCGGTGCCGCAGAACGGCGCGACCGATCGGCTGATGCAGCTCCTCGGCCGCCATGGCAATCGCCCCGCCCACGTCCATTTCTTCATTGAGGCGCCGGGCTATCGCCGCCTGACGACGCAGATCAATTTTGGCGACGATCCGTTCGCAAAGGACGATTTCGCCTTCGGCACCCGCGAGGGCCTGCTGCCGGTGCCGAACCGCCAGGGCGACAGCGCCCATGTGGCCTTCGACTTCCACCTTCAGCGTGCCGAAAGCGAAGACGATCAGGGCTTCTCCGCCCGCGAACGCCTCAGCGTCGCCGCCTGA
- a CDS encoding endonuclease/exonuclease/phosphatase family protein — MKLATYNIQYGIGRDGIYDLARAVGTVAEADVIAFQEVERGFARTFHDDQPALIEALLPDRYVVYAPLFDRDASERRTDGRVRNARRQFGVLTASRSPIISARLEVLPKHDGGPLFNLATGFLETIIATPAGALRLLNIHLGHLSEPERLDQIVALRQRLAAAAGDGGPWSGSDRDAHDWEFPEPAPTPIATILTGDFNTGPGEAAYAALTTLVAPEGDALVDAWDAASPGTPAVTYYTNPAQGAFEDSRIDHIFLPSRLTPGLAVHIDSAADGSDHQPVFATIPALDEAAYRR, encoded by the coding sequence GTGAAGCTCGCGACCTACAACATCCAATACGGCATCGGCCGCGACGGAATCTACGACCTCGCCCGCGCGGTCGGCACCGTCGCCGAAGCGGACGTCATCGCATTCCAGGAGGTCGAGCGCGGCTTCGCCCGCACGTTCCACGACGATCAGCCGGCCCTCATCGAGGCGCTGCTCCCGGATCGTTATGTCGTCTATGCGCCGCTGTTCGATCGCGACGCGAGCGAGCGGCGCACGGACGGACGGGTGCGCAACGCCCGCCGCCAGTTCGGCGTCCTCACCGCGAGCCGCTCGCCGATCATCTCGGCGCGCCTGGAAGTGCTGCCGAAGCACGACGGCGGCCCGCTGTTCAACCTCGCGACGGGTTTTCTCGAGACGATCATCGCGACGCCCGCCGGCGCGCTGCGTCTCCTCAACATCCATCTCGGCCATCTGAGCGAGCCGGAACGGCTCGATCAAATCGTGGCGCTGCGCCAACGCCTCGCTGCGGCGGCCGGCGACGGCGGCCCGTGGAGCGGCAGCGATCGGGACGCCCATGACTGGGAGTTTCCGGAGCCCGCGCCGACCCCGATCGCGACCATCCTCACGGGGGATTTCAACACCGGACCGGGGGAGGCGGCCTACGCGGCCCTCACCACCCTCGTCGCACCGGAGGGCGATGCCCTCGTCGACGCCTGGGACGCCGCGTCGCCCGGCACGCCGGCCGTCACCTATTACACGAACCCCGCCCAGGGTGCGTTCGAGGACAGCCGGATCGATCACATCTTCCTGCCGTCCCGCCTCACACCCGGCCTCGCCGTGCACATCGATTCCGCGGCCGACGGCTCCGATCACCAGCCCGTCTTCGCCACGATCCCCGCGCTCGACGAGGCGGCGTACCGCCGCTGA
- a CDS encoding TetR family transcriptional regulator C-terminal domain-containing protein encodes MPARERMDQIIEAVIDVLAAYGANGQGLESLTIADVARAAGVSPALVMLHFKSKDGLLEDTLRTLGSDYFRALDDARESAGPRPADRLWALVEAEFTEPVCTPRKLAAWRALWTASAGRQPYIRQFKAETVAAYNTLIELCRALIEEGAYEDRDARTVARLIDSSLAGLWIDLTDLTLPLTLNEARRIALAQLAMFFPRHFTTRGPRRQILGTDGAA; translated from the coding sequence GTGCCGGCCCGCGAGCGGATGGATCAGATCATCGAAGCGGTGATCGACGTGCTCGCCGCCTATGGCGCCAACGGGCAGGGGCTCGAGAGCCTGACCATCGCCGATGTGGCTCGGGCCGCCGGCGTTTCGCCGGCGCTCGTCATGCTGCACTTCAAGAGCAAGGACGGCCTGCTCGAAGACACGCTCAGGACCCTCGGGAGCGATTATTTCCGCGCCCTCGACGACGCCCGCGAGTCGGCGGGACCGCGTCCCGCCGACCGGCTGTGGGCCCTCGTCGAGGCGGAGTTCACCGAGCCGGTGTGCACGCCGCGCAAGCTCGCCGCCTGGCGGGCTCTGTGGACCGCCTCCGCCGGCCGGCAGCCCTATATCCGCCAGTTCAAGGCGGAAACCGTGGCGGCCTACAACACGCTGATCGAGCTCTGCCGCGCCCTCATCGAGGAGGGGGCGTACGAAGATCGTGACGCCCGCACCGTCGCGCGCTTGATCGACAGTTCCCTCGCCGGATTGTGGATCGATCTCACCGATCTCACCCTCCCGCTCACGCTCAACGAGGCGCGGCGCATCGCCCTCGCCCAACTCGCGATGTTCTTCCCGCGCCATTTCACGACGCGCGGACCGCGCCGGCAGATCCTCGGAACGGACGGTGCGGCGTGA
- a CDS encoding ABC transporter substrate-binding protein has protein sequence MKKTVARLCLSLALAGASWGLLAGAAEAGGTLRLTHDLGMGGAETLDPYDPNRFWPTMNLVFDRLVAPSPKGEAVPELAVSWSASSDVKTWTFKLRPGVTFQDGTPFTSADVVYSIGRMTDPTFNSPVRSVLGIIKQAKAIDPLTVEFDLSTGEADLPLLLADYRALMTKKGSAGSFKDHPVGTGPFKVEKISVEGTTVLDAYPGYWRGKPHLDKVEVVAIADSAARIQALLGNQVDLLLTIDPKQAPLVEHNPAIATQHVATGDWNGLMMRVDEKPFDDPRVRKAMRIAVDRAALTTLVLGKDGGVPTCDDPVWQGDQYSWQGKCGRDVEGAKKLLADAGYPNGIDVELMTSDVEENMVAIAEAYQAQAKDAGIRVKVTTAASDGYWDKVWMKMPFFVDSWGQRPATQVLNEGWRSGSPWNPTHQADPAFDKMLDEARGEPDFAKRRERYLAVQEKLYEITGGLIPYHKVILRAMSSHVKGLDPVLVDCIRWDLVSMDE, from the coding sequence ATGAAGAAGACGGTTGCCCGTCTGTGCCTGTCGCTTGCCCTCGCGGGCGCTTCCTGGGGCCTGCTCGCCGGTGCCGCCGAAGCCGGCGGCACCTTGCGGCTCACCCACGATCTCGGAATGGGCGGAGCCGAAACGCTCGACCCCTACGATCCGAACCGCTTCTGGCCGACGATGAACCTGGTGTTCGACCGGCTCGTCGCCCCGAGCCCGAAGGGCGAGGCGGTGCCGGAGCTCGCGGTCTCCTGGAGCGCCAGTTCCGACGTCAAGACCTGGACCTTCAAGCTGCGCCCCGGCGTCACCTTCCAGGACGGCACGCCCTTCACCAGCGCGGACGTCGTCTATTCGATCGGCCGGATGACCGATCCGACCTTCAATTCGCCGGTGCGCTCGGTGCTCGGCATCATCAAGCAGGCGAAGGCGATCGATCCGCTCACCGTCGAGTTCGATCTCTCGACGGGCGAGGCGGATCTGCCGCTCCTCCTCGCCGATTATCGCGCGCTGATGACGAAGAAGGGCTCGGCCGGCTCCTTCAAGGACCATCCGGTCGGCACCGGTCCGTTCAAGGTCGAGAAGATCTCCGTCGAAGGCACCACCGTGCTCGACGCCTATCCCGGCTATTGGCGCGGCAAGCCCCATCTCGACAAGGTCGAGGTCGTGGCGATCGCCGACAGCGCCGCCCGGATCCAGGCGTTGCTCGGCAACCAGGTCGATCTCCTGCTCACCATCGACCCGAAGCAGGCGCCGCTCGTGGAGCATAACCCGGCCATCGCCACCCAGCACGTCGCGACCGGCGACTGGAACGGGCTGATGATGCGCGTCGACGAGAAGCCGTTCGACGATCCGCGGGTGCGCAAGGCGATGCGCATTGCGGTCGATCGCGCCGCGCTGACCACCCTCGTGCTCGGCAAGGACGGCGGCGTGCCGACCTGCGACGACCCGGTCTGGCAGGGCGATCAATATTCGTGGCAGGGCAAGTGCGGTCGCGATGTCGAGGGCGCCAAGAAGCTGCTCGCCGACGCGGGCTACCCGAACGGCATCGACGTCGAGCTGATGACGAGCGATGTCGAGGAGAACATGGTCGCCATCGCCGAAGCCTATCAGGCCCAGGCCAAGGACGCCGGCATCCGGGTCAAGGTGACGACCGCCGCGTCCGACGGCTACTGGGACAAGGTGTGGATGAAGATGCCGTTCTTCGTCGACAGTTGGGGTCAGCGTCCGGCGACCCAGGTGTTGAACGAAGGCTGGCGGTCGGGCTCGCCCTGGAACCCGACCCATCAGGCCGATCCCGCCTTCGACAAGATGCTCGACGAGGCCCGCGGCGAGCCCGACTTCGCCAAGCGCCGCGAGCGTTACCTCGCCGTGCAGGAGAAGCTCTACGAGATCACCGGCGGCTTGATCCCCTATCACAAGGTGATCCTTCGCGCGATGTCATCCCATGTAAAGGGGCTCGACCCGGTGCTGGTCGATTGCATCCGCTGGGACCTCGTCTCGATGGACGAATGA
- a CDS encoding ABC transporter permease has translation MIVLERLLSTLASLALVAVLMFGALEALPGDMCTSYLGKLATAEAVAQCRTEHGLDRPAWERFGRWAGGALTGDLGHALKRDESVVSIIGPRLRNTLVLALAAAAISFPLALGLGVAAGLKRDGPIDLAISSTALVAMTIPDFVAATALVLVFSVWLGWIPGIVTVPPDGPILSLLPGLVLPAAALALILSAHVLRMVRASVIEVAASPYVEAARLRGVGPTALVLRHILPNALIPAIAVMALTLAGLMTGVVVIEVAFNYPGLGRLTMNAVYDRDLPLVLGVSMVLAAIYLGLGLLADLVTLAVDPRLRSALGRGR, from the coding sequence ATGATCGTCCTCGAACGTCTCCTCTCGACCCTCGCGAGCCTCGCCCTCGTCGCCGTGCTCATGTTCGGGGCGCTCGAAGCGCTGCCCGGCGATATGTGCACGTCCTATCTGGGTAAGCTCGCCACGGCGGAGGCGGTCGCGCAGTGCCGCACCGAGCATGGTCTCGACCGGCCGGCCTGGGAGCGCTTCGGTCGCTGGGCCGGCGGCGCGCTCACAGGCGATCTCGGCCATGCTTTGAAGCGTGACGAGAGCGTCGTCTCGATCATCGGCCCGCGCCTGCGCAACACGCTGGTGCTCGCGCTCGCGGCCGCGGCGATCAGTTTTCCCCTCGCCTTGGGCCTCGGCGTCGCCGCCGGCCTCAAACGCGACGGACCGATCGATCTCGCCATTTCCTCGACCGCGCTCGTCGCGATGACCATTCCGGACTTCGTCGCCGCGACGGCGCTCGTCCTCGTTTTCAGCGTCTGGCTCGGCTGGATTCCGGGGATCGTGACGGTGCCGCCGGACGGGCCGATTCTCTCGCTCCTGCCCGGCTTGGTGCTGCCGGCGGCGGCGCTCGCCCTCATCCTCTCCGCCCACGTGCTGCGCATGGTTCGCGCCTCGGTGATCGAGGTGGCGGCGAGCCCTTATGTCGAGGCGGCGCGGCTGCGAGGTGTGGGACCGACTGCGCTCGTGCTGCGCCACATCCTGCCGAACGCCCTCATCCCGGCGATCGCGGTGATGGCGCTGACGCTCGCCGGCCTGATGACCGGCGTCGTCGTCATCGAGGTCGCCTTCAATTATCCCGGCCTCGGCCGGCTCACCATGAACGCGGTCTACGATCGCGACCTGCCGCTCGTGCTCGGGGTCTCGATGGTGCTCGCGGCGATCTATCTCGGGCTCGGCCTCCTCGCCGATCTCGTCACGCTCGCCGTCGATCCGCGGCTACGCAGCGCACTCGGGAGGGGACGATGA
- a CDS encoding ABC transporter permease, with protein MSVVVAPMPRTALRRTWRFLASVVRQPSGAIGLALVLFHVAVALGSPWIVPYDPTAQDPNAMFSGPSPEHWLGTDTLGRDVFTRTLLGGREALAVTAVAAALALAWGGALGIAAGTLGGLADRIVIQIIDAFLALPWLVFVAVIASVVGTGTWLLIPALAFFYGLPIVRVARNAALEVETRDFVTAARARGESSLAILRLEVLPNVQDVLLVEGAMEWSWMLIAFSSLSFLGFGVAPPNPDWGLMISDARLYLTVIPFAALGPMVALASLVIGINLLVGAVSRSAGVEIVQGVEGR; from the coding sequence ATGAGCGTGGTCGTGGCCCCGATGCCTCGAACGGCCCTTCGGCGGACGTGGCGCTTCTTGGCGAGCGTCGTGCGGCAGCCCTCGGGCGCCATCGGGCTCGCCCTCGTCCTCTTCCATGTCGCGGTCGCGCTCGGCTCGCCGTGGATCGTTCCGTACGATCCGACGGCGCAGGACCCGAACGCCATGTTCTCCGGCCCTTCCCCCGAGCATTGGCTCGGTACCGACACGCTCGGCCGCGATGTCTTCACCCGGACGCTGCTCGGCGGCCGCGAGGCCCTTGCGGTGACGGCGGTCGCGGCGGCCCTCGCCCTCGCCTGGGGCGGCGCGCTCGGCATTGCCGCCGGCACGCTCGGCGGCCTCGCCGACCGCATCGTGATCCAGATCATCGACGCTTTCCTGGCGTTGCCCTGGCTCGTCTTCGTCGCGGTGATCGCGAGCGTGGTGGGTACGGGCACATGGCTTCTCATCCCGGCCCTCGCCTTCTTCTACGGGCTGCCGATCGTCCGCGTCGCCCGCAACGCGGCGCTCGAGGTGGAGACGCGGGATTTCGTCACCGCCGCCCGGGCGCGCGGCGAGAGCTCGCTCGCGATCCTGCGCCTCGAGGTGCTGCCGAACGTCCAGGACGTCCTCCTCGTCGAAGGCGCCATGGAATGGTCGTGGATGCTGATCGCCTTCTCCTCCCTCTCCTTCCTCGGCTTCGGGGTCGCGCCGCCGAACCCGGATTGGGGCCTGATGATCTCCGATGCCCGGCTCTACCTGACCGTGATCCCCTTCGCGGCGCTTGGACCCATGGTCGCCCTCGCGAGCCTCGTCATCGGCATCAATCTCCTGGTCGGGGCGGTGTCGCGCAGCGCCGGTGTGGAGATCGTTCAGGGCGTCGAGGGACGATGA
- a CDS encoding dipeptide ABC transporter ATP-binding protein, translating to MDTGTLLSVRGLTVGTHSPDPAAPTILDDIDLTLARGETLGLVGESGSGKSTLLLALLGHTRPGLAIRRGSVRFDGTELVGADPATLRALRARRIGFVPQIAATALNPVARIGTLMDEALALAGMADRSARRERAADLLDRVRLPRPRELLDRFPHQLSGGQQQRVAIALALAGEPDLVVLDEPTSALDPTTRVEVLRLLKGLIAERGTAMVYVSHDLGVIAEVSDRIAVLYAGEVVEEAPIRSAMRRPGHPYLAGLLASLPRLDDGRLPAAIPGAPPAPGRRPAGCRFAPRCEFAEPSHCHERVPLEAMGPDRRVRCRFPVPAEAIRPAVPVRAPAPAAAPILAIGSLAVRYKASGVASLFARAPARTVVEDIALALAPGRTLGLVGESGSGKSTILKAIAGLITPAEGSIRFDGAEIAGPVARRAPAMRRRIQLIFQNPDASLNPRQSIRDIIARPIQLYFAPGAVEIERRVRALADSVRLTARHLDLMPAQLSGGEKQRVAIARAFAAEPDLILADEVTSALDVSVQAAIVDLLAEMVERRRAAMVFVSHDLALVRVLADEVAVLEGGRIVEAGPVAPLFAAPRSEITRTLLGSVLVPA from the coding sequence ATGGACACGGGCACCCTCCTCTCCGTCCGCGGCCTCACCGTCGGCACCCATTCGCCGGATCCCGCTGCGCCGACGATCCTCGACGATATCGACCTCACCCTCGCCCGCGGCGAGACGCTGGGTCTCGTCGGCGAATCGGGCAGCGGCAAGAGCACGCTGCTTCTCGCCCTGCTCGGCCATACCCGGCCCGGCCTCGCGATCCGGCGGGGCAGCGTGCGCTTCGACGGCACGGAACTCGTCGGTGCCGATCCCGCGACGCTGCGCGCTTTGCGCGCCCGCCGCATCGGGTTCGTGCCGCAGATCGCAGCGACCGCCCTCAACCCGGTCGCCCGCATCGGCACGCTGATGGACGAAGCCCTGGCGCTCGCCGGCATGGCGGACCGGTCTGCGCGGCGCGAGCGCGCCGCCGACCTGCTCGACCGGGTGCGCCTGCCGCGTCCCCGCGAGCTGCTCGACCGGTTCCCGCATCAACTGTCGGGTGGGCAGCAGCAGCGCGTGGCGATCGCCCTCGCCCTCGCCGGCGAGCCCGATCTCGTGGTGCTCGATGAACCGACGAGCGCGCTCGATCCGACGACCCGCGTCGAGGTTCTCCGCCTCCTCAAGGGCCTCATCGCCGAGCGCGGCACGGCGATGGTCTATGTCAGCCACGATCTCGGCGTTATCGCGGAAGTCTCTGATCGCATTGCGGTTCTTTATGCCGGCGAGGTGGTCGAGGAGGCCCCGATCCGGTCTGCGATGCGCCGGCCGGGGCATCCCTATCTCGCCGGTCTCCTCGCGAGCCTGCCCCGGCTCGACGACGGCCGCCTGCCCGCGGCGATCCCGGGTGCGCCGCCCGCGCCGGGGCGCCGGCCCGCGGGCTGTCGCTTCGCCCCGCGGTGCGAATTCGCCGAGCCGTCGCATTGCCACGAGCGCGTTCCGCTCGAGGCGATGGGTCCGGACCGCCGGGTGCGGTGCCGATTTCCGGTTCCGGCCGAGGCGATCCGCCCGGCCGTCCCTGTTCGCGCCCCCGCCCCGGCCGCCGCCCCGATCCTCGCGATCGGCAGTCTCGCCGTGCGCTACAAGGCGTCCGGCGTGGCGAGCCTGTTTGCCCGTGCGCCGGCGCGCACCGTCGTCGAGGACATCGCGCTCGCGCTCGCCCCCGGGCGGACGCTCGGGCTCGTCGGCGAATCCGGCAGCGGCAAATCGACGATCCTCAAGGCGATCGCCGGCCTGATCACGCCGGCCGAAGGCTCGATCCGTTTCGACGGCGCGGAGATTGCCGGACCGGTCGCCCGCCGCGCGCCGGCGATGCGCCGCCGCATCCAGCTCATCTTCCAGAACCCGGACGCCTCGCTCAATCCGCGCCAATCGATCCGGGACATCATCGCGCGGCCGATCCAGCTCTATTTCGCGCCCGGTGCGGTCGAGATCGAGCGGCGGGTGCGCGCCCTCGCCGACAGCGTGCGGCTGACCGCGCGCCACCTCGATCTGATGCCGGCGCAGCTCTCCGGCGGCGAGAAGCAGCGGGTCGCCATCGCCCGCGCGTTCGCGGCCGAGCCGGACCTGATCCTCGCCGACGAGGTGACCTCGGCCCTCGACGTCTCGGTGCAGGCAGCGATCGTCGATCTCCTGGCGGAGATGGTGGAGCGCCGCCGCGCGGCGATGGTGTTCGTCTCCCACGACCTCGCTTTGGTTCGCGTGCTCGCGGACGAGGTCGCCGTGCTCGAAGGCGGGCGCATCGTCGAGGCCGGTCCCGTGGCACCCCTGTTCGCCGCGCCCCGCAGCGAGATCACGCGAACCCTTCTCGGCTCGGTCCTCGTGCCGGCCTGA
- a CDS encoding alpha/beta fold hydrolase, with the protein MRTSTMSYVTTKDGVDIFFKDWGPKDAQPIVLHHGWPLSADDWDTQILFFLANGYRVVAHDRRGHGRSAQVGDGHDMDHYAADASAVAEHLDLRNAVHIGHSTGGGEVARYVARHGEPQGRVAKAVLVSAIPPLMVKTAGNPGGTPLEVFDGLRAALATNRAQFFLDLPTGPFYGFNRPGAQVSEGTIRNWWRQGMMGSAKAHYEGIKAFSETDQTEDLKAISVPTLVMHGDDDQIVPIDDSARLSVKLLRNGTLQVYAGYPHGMLTTHADVINRDLLAFIRA; encoded by the coding sequence ATGAGGACCAGCACCATGAGCTACGTCACGACCAAGGACGGCGTCGATATCTTCTTCAAGGATTGGGGCCCGAAGGACGCCCAGCCGATCGTGCTCCACCACGGCTGGCCGCTGTCGGCCGACGATTGGGACACGCAGATCCTGTTCTTCCTGGCGAACGGCTATCGGGTCGTTGCCCACGATCGGCGCGGTCATGGACGCTCGGCCCAAGTCGGCGACGGCCACGACATGGACCACTACGCGGCGGATGCGTCCGCCGTCGCCGAGCACCTCGACCTGCGCAACGCCGTCCATATCGGCCATTCGACCGGGGGCGGGGAGGTGGCGCGCTATGTCGCCCGCCATGGCGAACCCCAGGGCCGCGTCGCCAAGGCCGTGCTCGTGAGCGCCATCCCGCCCTTGATGGTGAAGACCGCGGGCAATCCGGGCGGCACGCCGCTCGAAGTGTTCGACGGCCTGCGCGCGGCGCTCGCCACCAATCGCGCCCAGTTCTTCCTCGATCTCCCGACGGGGCCGTTCTACGGCTTCAACCGTCCAGGCGCTCAGGTTTCGGAAGGCACGATCCGGAACTGGTGGCGGCAGGGCATGATGGGCAGCGCCAAAGCCCATTATGAGGGCATCAAGGCGTTCTCGGAGACAGACCAGACCGAGGACCTCAAGGCGATCTCGGTGCCGACCCTGGTGATGCACGGCGACGACGACCAGATCGTGCCGATCGACGATTCGGCGCGCCTCAGCGTGAAGCTCCTCCGAAACGGCACGCTGCAGGTCTATGCCGGCTATCCGCACGGCATGCTGACGACCCACGCCGACGTCATCAATCGGGACCTGCTCGCCTTCATCCGCGCCTGA
- the repA gene encoding plasmid partitioning protein RepA, with the protein MAGDLEPGTLDAAAIHSLIASDARELSAKLHAHRMKLFPPQARKQLRLFSSGEAAKLIGVNDGYLRQLSLEGKGPQPETSPTGRRSYSFEVIQELRSYLDETGKGARRYRPWRTEGEHLQVIGVVNFKGGSGKTTTAAHLAQYLTLQGYRVLAVDLDPQASLSALHGYQPEFDVDENGTLYGAIRYDEGRVELAEIVRETYFNGLDIVPGNIELMEFEHETPKALASRQSGDPLFFSRVARVLATVENRYDVVVIDCPPQLGFLTLSALCAATAILIPVHPQMLDVMSMCQFLIMTSDLLSVVAKAGGDMNYDWMRYLVTRYEPSDGPQTQMVGFMRSLFGDRILTNMMLKSTAIADAGITKQTLYEVAREQFTRATYDRAAESLNSVNGEILRLIETAWGRA; encoded by the coding sequence ATGGCCGGGGATTTGGAGCCAGGGACACTCGACGCCGCCGCGATCCATAGCCTGATCGCGTCCGACGCGCGCGAGCTGTCCGCCAAGCTCCATGCCCACCGCATGAAGCTCTTTCCGCCCCAGGCGCGCAAGCAGCTTCGGTTGTTTTCCTCCGGGGAAGCCGCGAAGCTCATCGGGGTCAACGACGGCTATCTGCGTCAGCTCTCCCTCGAGGGCAAGGGGCCGCAGCCGGAGACGAGCCCGACGGGACGGCGCTCCTATTCCTTCGAGGTGATCCAGGAGCTGCGCTCTTACCTCGACGAGACGGGCAAGGGCGCGCGTCGTTATCGTCCGTGGCGGACAGAGGGCGAGCACCTCCAGGTCATCGGCGTCGTGAACTTCAAGGGCGGCTCGGGCAAGACGACGACGGCCGCCCACCTCGCCCAGTACCTGACCCTTCAGGGCTACCGCGTCCTCGCCGTCGACCTCGATCCGCAGGCGTCGCTGTCGGCGCTGCACGGCTATCAGCCGGAGTTCGACGTCGACGAGAACGGCACGCTCTACGGGGCGATCCGCTACGACGAGGGTCGCGTCGAACTCGCCGAGATCGTTCGCGAGACCTATTTCAACGGCCTCGACATCGTGCCCGGCAACATCGAGCTCATGGAGTTCGAGCACGAGACGCCGAAGGCGCTGGCGTCGCGGCAATCGGGTGATCCACTGTTCTTCTCGCGCGTGGCCCGCGTGCTGGCGACCGTCGAGAACCGCTACGACGTGGTCGTCATCGATTGCCCGCCGCAGCTCGGCTTCCTCACCTTGTCGGCGCTCTGCGCGGCGACCGCGATCCTGATCCCGGTCCATCCGCAGATGCTCGACGTGATGTCGATGTGCCAGTTCCTCATCATGACCTCGGACCTCCTGTCCGTCGTCGCGAAGGCGGGCGGCGACATGAACTATGATTGGATGCGGTATCTGGTGACTCGCTACGAGCCGAGCGACGGGCCGCAGACCCAGATGGTGGGCTTCATGCGCTCGCTGTTCGGCGACCGCATCCTCACCAACATGATGCTGAAGAGCACCGCGATCGCCGACGCCGGGATCACCAAGCAGACGCTTTACGAGGTGGCCCGCGAGCAGTTCACGCGCGCCACTTACGACCGCGCCGCGGAATCGCTCAACAGCGTCAACGGCGAAATTCTGCGCTTGATCGAGACCGCGTGGGGGAGGGCGTAA
- the repB gene encoding plasmid partitioning protein RepB, protein MGRKNLLAGLLDDELTAVNDAPASPPARPATQPTLGSRGAVGAMSRSLEMLSAEREAAKQLSDRLSNGETVIEIDPILIDGSIVPDRMPGSVEKHTALVESIRESGQLVPVLLRPHPGQAGRFQIAYGHRRVRALAELGRPVRAVVRKLSDDELVVAQGKENGEREDLSFIERATYALALEVRGFKRETIMAALSVDKTELSRLISVARALPRSLVAAIGPAPKTGRRRWMDLVERYVAWSDEATIETTLADAAFAGAPSDERFLRVLAAVTPRAERVAKPVTWTADDGRKVAKIERSKGRTIVALDETAAPDFGAFVIERLPELYRAFREGRGK, encoded by the coding sequence ATGGGCCGGAAAAATCTCCTCGCCGGTTTGCTGGATGACGAGTTGACCGCGGTCAACGACGCGCCGGCTAGTCCGCCGGCCCGCCCGGCCACTCAGCCGACCCTCGGCTCCCGCGGGGCCGTCGGTGCGATGAGCCGGTCCCTCGAGATGCTCTCGGCCGAGCGCGAGGCGGCGAAGCAGTTGTCCGACCGGCTGTCGAACGGTGAGACCGTGATCGAGATCGATCCGATCCTGATCGACGGCTCGATCGTGCCGGACCGCATGCCGGGAAGCGTCGAGAAACATACCGCACTCGTCGAATCGATCCGCGAGAGCGGCCAGCTTGTGCCGGTGCTGCTGCGGCCGCATCCGGGGCAGGCCGGGCGGTTCCAGATCGCCTATGGCCACCGCCGCGTGCGGGCGCTCGCCGAACTCGGCCGCCCGGTCCGCGCGGTGGTCCGCAAGCTTTCCGACGACGAACTCGTCGTCGCGCAGGGCAAGGAGAACGGCGAGCGCGAAGACCTCTCCTTCATCGAACGGGCGACCTATGCCCTGGCGCTCGAGGTGAGGGGCTTCAAGCGCGAGACGATCATGGCCGCGCTCAGCGTCGACAAGACCGAGCTGTCGCGCCTCATCTCGGTGGCGCGCGCCCTGCCGCGCAGCCTCGTGGCGGCGATCGGCCCGGCGCCGAAGACCGGCCGCCGGCGCTGGATGGACCTCGTCGAGCGCTATGTCGCCTGGTCCGACGAGGCGACGATCGAGACGACGCTCGCGGATGCCGCCTTTGCCGGCGCGCCGTCGGATGAGCGCTTCCTCCGGGTGTTGGCCGCGGTCACGCCGCGGGCGGAGCGCGTGGCGAAGCCGGTGACGTGGACGGCGGACGACGGCCGCAAGGTCGCGAAGATCGAGCGCAGCAAGGGCCGCACGATAGTGGCGCTCGACGAGACGGCGGCGCCGGACTTCGGTGCCTTCGTCATCGAGCGGCTGCCCGAGCTCTACCGGGCTTTTCGAGAGGGGAGGGGGAAATGA